In one window of Gossypium arboreum isolate Shixiya-1 chromosome 4, ASM2569848v2, whole genome shotgun sequence DNA:
- the LOC108468776 gene encoding uncharacterized protein LOC108468776: protein MEEKDKKEYVRESNALSRSRPQKNPRSRAGSRGTPRDSTMRSEGKAPARTYIIRVHEDATSPEVIAGTFSIYDISVLSLINPGSTHSYICMKLVSTTNMLVESTEFVVKVSNPLVNYGSKFIELRCENGDIIRVESSESDSLPILISFMTAEKYMRKGYEPYLAYLLNTQESGVKIDSVPVVYEYLDVFSKELSRLPPTREVEFGIELVPGTVPISIAPYRMDLTELKELKVHLQELIDKGFARLSYSPWGAPDKCFNLEIKWRDPAKHCKIED from the exons ATGGAGGAGAAAGACAAAAAGGAATATGTGAGAGAGAGTAATGCTCTCTCGAGGagtagaccacagaagaacccTAGGAGTAGGGCTGGCAGTAGAGGTACGCCTAGAGACTCTACTATGAGGTCTGAGGGTAAAGCGCCTGCAAGGACATACATCATTCGCGTCCACGAAGATGCTACGTCTCCTGAAGTGATtgcgggtaccttttctatctatgatatatCTGTACTTTCTTTGATCAACCcagggtctacccactcttatatttgcatgaaattggtatctactACGAATATGCTAgtggagtctactgaatttgtggtaaaagtgtctaacccgttag TAAACTATGGTAGTAagtttattgaattgagatgtgaAAATGGGGATATTATTCGGGTTGAATCAAGTGAATCAGATAGCCTACCAATACTGATTTCTTTTATGACTGctgagaaatacatgagaaaagggtatgagccCTATCTTGCTTATTTGTTGAATACCCAAGAGTCGGGAGTAAAGATTGATTCAGTGCCAGTGGTATATGAGTACCTGGATGTGTTTTCGAAAGAATTGTCCAGATTACCTCCaactagggaagttgagtttggtatcgagttagtccctggtacagTACCTATCTCGatcgctccatataggatggatctgacggagttaaaggagttaaaagtaCATTTACAAGAACTAATAgacaaaggttttgcgagactgaGCTATTCCCCGTGGGGTGCCCCG GATAAATGTTTCAACTTGGAAATCAAGTGGAGGGATCCAGCCAAGCACTGTAAAATTGAGGATTAG